One genomic segment of Amycolatopsis granulosa includes these proteins:
- a CDS encoding WHG domain-containing protein — MDNDPRQRLIRSAVAVLTSEGVEAVTLRRIAREAGVSHGAPLRHFTGRAELLAAVAASGFAELHRQAADLPGGSPQQRLLTACRRYLDFALENPAMFELMFRPDLIDVREPELARLSNAVFEQFLDLVTSAQAGGWRRGTASRPLAASLWAALHGLAALWLRGGLASAAESADVEHTLAVTLNTYLRP, encoded by the coding sequence GTGGACAACGATCCCCGGCAACGCCTGATCCGCAGCGCCGTCGCCGTCCTGACGAGCGAGGGTGTCGAGGCCGTCACCCTGCGCCGGATCGCGCGGGAGGCCGGCGTCTCGCACGGCGCGCCGCTGCGGCACTTCACCGGGCGCGCCGAACTGCTCGCCGCCGTCGCCGCATCCGGATTCGCCGAACTGCACCGGCAGGCCGCGGACCTGCCCGGAGGCAGCCCGCAGCAACGGTTGCTGACGGCGTGCCGCCGGTACCTCGACTTCGCGCTGGAGAACCCCGCGATGTTCGAGCTGATGTTCCGCCCCGACCTGATCGACGTGCGCGAGCCCGAGCTGGCGCGGCTGAGCAACGCCGTGTTCGAGCAGTTCCTGGACCTCGTGACGAGTGCGCAGGCCGGTGGCTGGCGCCGGGGCACCGCGTCCCGCCCGCTGGCCGCGTCGCTGTGGGCGGCGCTGCACGGCCTCGCCGCGTTGTGGCTGCGCGGCGGGCTGGCGTCCGCCGCCGAATCCGCCGACGTGGAGCACACGCTCGCCGTCACGCTCAACACCTACCTGCGCCCCTGA
- a CDS encoding ATP-binding cassette domain-containing protein, whose protein sequence is MTNSAITASGLRKAYQDKVVLDGVDLDVRTGTVFSLLGPNGAGKTTTVNVLTTLLKADSGTVRVAGHDVATETKEVRSAIGVTGQFAAVDELLTGEENLQLMADLRRLGTREGKRVVEDLLHRFDLTESARKTAATYSGGMRRKLDLAMTLVGRPRIIFLDEPTTGLDPRSRRTMWTIVRDLVAEGITIFLTTQYLEEADQLADRIAVLDRGRLVAEGTPGELKRMIPGGHVRFRFPDAERLAAATRVLPDGTPDEENLTLRLPSDGGVKSLRTLLDRLDEYAIEVDEFTVHTPDLDDVFLALTGHSHTEADAR, encoded by the coding sequence ATGACGAACTCCGCGATCACGGCCTCCGGGCTACGGAAGGCCTACCAGGACAAAGTCGTGCTCGACGGCGTCGACCTGGACGTGCGCACGGGCACCGTGTTCTCCCTGCTCGGTCCGAACGGGGCCGGCAAGACCACCACCGTCAACGTCCTCACCACACTGCTGAAGGCCGACAGCGGCACCGTCCGCGTCGCCGGGCACGACGTCGCCACCGAAACCAAGGAGGTGCGCTCGGCGATCGGGGTCACCGGCCAGTTCGCGGCCGTGGACGAGCTGCTGACCGGCGAGGAGAACCTCCAGCTGATGGCCGATCTGCGGCGCCTGGGCACCCGGGAGGGCAAGCGGGTCGTCGAGGATCTGCTGCACCGGTTCGACCTGACCGAGTCGGCGCGCAAAACCGCGGCCACCTACTCCGGGGGCATGCGGCGGAAGCTGGACCTGGCGATGACCCTGGTCGGGCGGCCCCGCATCATCTTCCTGGACGAGCCGACCACCGGACTCGACCCGCGCAGCCGCCGGACGATGTGGACGATCGTGCGGGACCTGGTGGCCGAGGGCATCACCATTTTCCTCACCACCCAGTACCTCGAGGAGGCCGACCAGCTCGCCGACCGGATCGCGGTGCTGGACCGGGGCAGGCTGGTCGCCGAGGGCACTCCCGGCGAGCTGAAGCGGATGATCCCCGGCGGTCACGTGCGGTTCCGCTTCCCCGACGCCGAGCGGCTCGCCGCGGCCACGCGGGTGCTGCCGGACGGCACGCCGGACGAGGAGAACCTGACCCTGCGGTTGCCCAGCGACGGCGGGGTGAAGTCGCTGCGGACGCTGCTGGACCGCCTCGACGAGTACGCGATCGAGGTCGATGAGTTCACCGTGCACACGCCGGACCTCGACGACGTCTTCCTCGCCCTGACCGGACACTCGCACACGGAGGCCGACGCCCGATGA
- a CDS encoding MarR family winged helix-turn-helix transcriptional regulator: MSSEIERCAPLVRSAVLRLARRLRVERDQSALSNNKVAVLSHLARTGSSTPSRIARDERQHPQSLTRVFAELEGDGLIRRRPGADDARQALLTLTAAGEEALAADMALRDRWLVSAMRDLTSTELGVLRLAAEILDGLGD, from the coding sequence GTGAGCAGTGAGATTGAACGGTGCGCCCCGCTGGTCCGGTCGGCCGTCCTGCGCCTGGCGCGGCGGTTGCGGGTCGAACGCGACCAGTCGGCGTTGTCGAACAACAAGGTCGCCGTCCTCAGCCACCTCGCGCGCACCGGCTCCAGCACGCCGTCCCGCATCGCCCGCGACGAACGGCAGCATCCGCAGTCCCTGACCCGGGTGTTCGCCGAACTGGAGGGCGACGGGCTCATCCGGCGGCGACCCGGGGCGGACGACGCACGTCAGGCGCTGCTCACCCTCACCGCGGCGGGGGAGGAAGCGCTGGCCGCCGACATGGCGTTGCGGGACCGCTGGCTCGTGTCCGCGATGCGCGACCTAACCAGCACCGAGCTCGGCGTGCTCCGGTTAGCGGCGGAGATCCTGGACGGCCTCGGCGACTGA
- a CDS encoding ABC transporter permease, with product MSTTTSAAPLTDAAIMLRRNFKHTLRNPVALFNSILMPLIMMLIFVYVFGDAFDVGVDYIDYAVPGMLMMTVSYGLSATSAAVSSDMAKGIINRFKVMDVSRGAVLTAHVVATMVRTLLALAVVLGVGLLLGFSPAATFPQWLGVVGVLVLTVFAVSWLTVALGLAAKTPESAGFATVPLIMLPFLSSAIVPADKMGPGIREFAEYQPFTPVIETVRGLFTGAPSAGSAIAAMAWCAGIAIVGYVWARVKFSKRA from the coding sequence ATGAGCACCACCACTTCAGCCGCGCCCCTGACCGACGCCGCTATCATGCTGCGGCGCAACTTCAAGCACACCCTGCGGAACCCGGTCGCGTTGTTCAACTCGATCCTGATGCCGCTCATCATGATGCTGATCTTCGTGTACGTGTTCGGCGACGCCTTCGACGTCGGTGTCGACTACATCGACTACGCGGTGCCCGGCATGCTCATGATGACGGTCAGCTACGGCCTGAGCGCCACCTCGGCGGCCGTCAGCTCGGACATGGCGAAGGGCATCATCAACCGCTTCAAGGTCATGGACGTCTCCCGGGGCGCGGTCCTGACCGCTCATGTCGTGGCGACGATGGTGCGCACCCTGCTGGCCCTCGCGGTCGTCCTCGGCGTGGGTCTGCTGCTGGGGTTCAGCCCGGCCGCGACCTTCCCGCAGTGGCTCGGCGTCGTCGGTGTCCTGGTGCTGACGGTCTTCGCGGTCAGCTGGCTCACCGTCGCGCTCGGACTCGCCGCGAAGACACCGGAGTCCGCCGGGTTCGCCACGGTTCCGCTGATCATGCTGCCGTTCCTGAGCAGCGCGATCGTGCCGGCCGACAAGATGGGCCCGGGCATCCGGGAATTCGCGGAGTACCAGCCGTTCACGCCGGTCATCGAAACCGTGCGCGGGCTGTTCACCGGCGCCCCGTCCGCCGGCAGCGCGATCGCCGCCATGGCCTGGTGCGCCGGCATCGCGATCGTCGGCTACGTGTGGGCGCGCGTGAAGTTCAGCAAGCGAGCGTGA
- a CDS encoding FUSC family protein yields MTVVLPVFWSMGQLTTWWSPPVDAVVFAVMLALGLPRAIQAVPRGHLPVAAAGALAGVVIATGCGMLLSGTTAQVLLGAAAFAVTASAAVWLRRFGPAWRSASITAGVPFTAVLVHPLPLDRTWPVLGWMSVGGVVAVCWTLALTSPTAGNAAPAPVRRSRRRLAPSTRQAVQLLVALAGAFAAGELLDPDHLVWPVLTVLLVSSGNRGRADVLRKGAQRMAGALGGTALATWATSSLAPGDNLAVVAVFGLLALAAGLRPFGYVFWAGGVTGALAFLYGFFGQGGTEVLAHRLIGIAAGSVLAVLAAWFVLPVRARSRSTGDNPTRDVRADRTGSAA; encoded by the coding sequence ATGACGGTGGTGCTGCCGGTGTTCTGGTCCATGGGGCAGCTGACGACCTGGTGGTCGCCCCCGGTGGACGCCGTGGTCTTCGCCGTCATGCTGGCCCTCGGCCTGCCCCGCGCGATCCAGGCCGTGCCCCGCGGTCACCTGCCGGTCGCGGCGGCCGGCGCGCTCGCCGGCGTCGTCATCGCCACCGGCTGCGGCATGCTCCTGTCCGGCACCACCGCCCAGGTGTTGCTCGGCGCGGCGGCGTTCGCGGTCACCGCCTCGGCCGCGGTGTGGTTGCGCCGGTTCGGCCCCGCCTGGCGCAGCGCGAGCATCACCGCCGGCGTGCCGTTCACCGCGGTCCTGGTCCACCCGCTCCCCCTGGACCGGACCTGGCCGGTCCTGGGCTGGATGTCCGTGGGCGGGGTGGTGGCGGTGTGCTGGACGCTCGCGCTCACCTCCCCCACCGCCGGGAACGCCGCGCCGGCACCGGTCCGGCGTTCCCGGCGGCGCCTCGCGCCGAGCACGCGGCAGGCCGTGCAGCTGCTCGTGGCGCTGGCCGGGGCGTTCGCGGCCGGGGAACTCCTCGATCCGGACCACCTGGTGTGGCCGGTCCTGACGGTGCTGCTGGTGAGCAGCGGCAACCGCGGCCGCGCCGACGTGCTGCGGAAAGGGGCGCAGCGGATGGCCGGTGCGCTCGGCGGCACGGCACTGGCGACCTGGGCGACGAGCAGCCTCGCCCCCGGCGACAACCTCGCCGTCGTCGCCGTCTTCGGGCTACTCGCGCTCGCCGCCGGGCTGCGCCCGTTCGGTTACGTGTTCTGGGCCGGAGGCGTCACCGGTGCGCTGGCATTCCTCTACGGCTTCTTCGGGCAGGGCGGTACCGAGGTGCTGGCGCACCGGTTGATCGGCATCGCCGCCGGCAGCGTGCTGGCGGTCCTCGCCGCCTGGTTCGTGCTGCCCGTCCGGGCCCGCAGCCGGTCCACCGGGGACAACCCCACCCGCGATGTGCGGGCGGACCGCACCGGTTCCGCCGCCTGA
- a CDS encoding ArsR/SmtB family transcription factor, with protein MGHGVDGKDRPAASLDAQSAATVAATLQALATPSRLLMLTRLRQGPCAVGELAEAVGMEQSAVSHQLRLLRNLGLVTGQRSGRSIVYSLYDNHVAQLLDEAVYHIEHLRLGVPDSSTA; from the coding sequence GTGGGTCACGGAGTCGACGGCAAGGACAGGCCGGCAGCGTCGCTGGACGCGCAGAGCGCGGCGACGGTCGCCGCGACCCTGCAGGCGCTGGCCACCCCGAGCCGCCTGCTCATGCTCACCCGGCTGCGTCAGGGGCCGTGCGCGGTCGGCGAGCTGGCCGAGGCGGTGGGTATGGAGCAATCCGCGGTGAGCCACCAGCTCCGGCTGCTGCGCAACCTCGGCCTGGTCACCGGTCAGCGCTCCGGCCGCAGCATCGTCTACAGCCTCTACGACAACCACGTCGCCCAGCTCCTCGACGAGGCCGTCTACCACATCGAACACCTCCGCCTCGGAGTTCCGGACAGCTCGACCGCGTGA
- a CDS encoding DUF4097 family beta strand repeat-containing protein gives MQKFETPAPISATVDIVFGDIRFAAGDRADTTVEIRPADASQSLDVAAADQVTVAFTDGKLVVRHPKLPLVFTTKFGAVEVLVRLPAGSDVRGGTSRGDHVVEGAVGSCRLDTPAGDIRVERAAEARLKTSGGAVIVDHVTGSVEVTGNKDIRLGRVGGDAVVHNTGRDVWIGEVAGDLRVTAANGDITVEAARSGVQARTANGGIRVGELGGPADLSAATGKVEVGVPGGLAVARDARTSAGRVRNELAGAEAAGRTVPVRVRSHGGDIVVRHA, from the coding sequence ATGCAGAAGTTCGAGACCCCCGCCCCGATCTCCGCGACCGTCGACATCGTGTTCGGCGACATCCGGTTCGCCGCCGGTGACCGCGCCGACACCACGGTCGAGATCCGGCCGGCCGATGCGTCGCAGAGCCTGGACGTCGCGGCCGCCGACCAGGTCACCGTCGCGTTCACGGACGGGAAGCTGGTGGTCAGGCACCCGAAGCTGCCGTTGGTGTTCACCACGAAGTTCGGCGCGGTCGAGGTGCTGGTGCGGCTGCCGGCCGGGTCGGACGTGCGGGGCGGCACCTCCCGCGGCGACCACGTCGTCGAGGGTGCGGTGGGCTCCTGCCGGCTGGACACGCCCGCCGGGGACATCCGGGTCGAGCGGGCCGCCGAGGCGCGGCTGAAGACCTCCGGCGGCGCGGTGATCGTGGATCACGTCACCGGGTCGGTCGAGGTGACGGGCAACAAGGACATCCGGCTCGGCCGGGTCGGCGGGGACGCGGTGGTCCACAACACCGGCCGGGACGTCTGGATCGGCGAGGTCGCGGGCGACCTGCGGGTGACCGCGGCCAACGGCGACATCACCGTCGAGGCGGCGCGGTCCGGGGTGCAGGCCAGGACCGCCAACGGCGGCATCCGCGTCGGCGAGCTCGGCGGCCCGGCCGATCTGTCCGCCGCCACCGGCAAGGTCGAGGTCGGTGTTCCCGGCGGCCTCGCGGTCGCGCGGGACGCGCGCACCTCGGCCGGCCGGGTGCGCAACGAGTTGGCGGGAGCCGAAGCGGCCGGCCGGACCGTCCCGGTGCGCGTGCGCAGCCACGGCGGCGACATCGTCGTCCGGCACGCCTGA
- a CDS encoding PH domain-containing protein, which yields MTSPVVDLRPPANLVSRKAVLFWATRAAIGWVVVLAAEGVWLGLTGWFPLVVVLAVTAVVAIAHLAVMPRWRFRVHRWETTPQVVYAQSGWINQERRIAPVSRIQTVDTERGPLERLFGLANLTVTTASARGPVHIHGLDHDVAQRLTQELATRTQATPGDAT from the coding sequence GTGACAAGTCCGGTGGTGGATCTGCGCCCGCCCGCGAACCTGGTGAGCCGCAAGGCGGTGCTCTTCTGGGCGACGCGAGCGGCGATCGGCTGGGTGGTCGTGCTCGCCGCTGAAGGGGTGTGGCTCGGGCTGACCGGCTGGTTCCCGCTCGTCGTCGTGCTGGCCGTGACCGCGGTGGTGGCGATCGCGCACCTCGCCGTGATGCCGCGGTGGCGGTTCCGGGTGCACCGCTGGGAAACCACGCCGCAGGTCGTCTACGCGCAGTCCGGCTGGATCAACCAGGAGCGCCGCATCGCGCCGGTGTCCCGCATCCAGACCGTCGACACCGAACGCGGCCCGCTGGAGCGGCTGTTCGGGCTGGCGAACCTGACGGTGACCACGGCGTCGGCACGCGGACCGGTGCACATCCACGGTCTGGACCACGACGTGGCGCAACGCCTGACCCAGGAACTCGCCACCCGCACCCAGGCCACGCCCGGGGACGCGACGTGA
- a CDS encoding PH domain-containing protein has protein sequence MSSDWHRLSARMLAVHPVQEVVRLLPVLLGVLFLGRGGQGQIWSLVGLCLAVGTGLLRWFTTTYQITPEHVRVRRGLFSRKELSVPRDRIRTVDLTSRPLQRVLGLSRVVIGTGHGGHSGRGGHGGGTVTLDALATADAARLREELLHKRAAYPAHPAQAGALVDVLAELRPPWVRFAPFTLSGIAAIGVVVGSLVNLFNEIAVDRTDFGAVQSWIGRIGSAPVWVVVTGLAVLTVVLVSVLSVVAYVLAFWNFRLERGEGTLRVTRGLLTTRQTTIELRRLRGTEISEPLLLRAAGGARCSAITTGLHGEHSSSVLLPPAPRVVADRVAGDVLADPAAASAELIGHGSRAHLRRHSRAALVAVAVTGLFLLLWWLADWPAWTWQVALALFPAGALLAEDRYRNLGHTLIGGKLVFRQGSLVRRRQVLSTEGVIGWVFHRSFFQRRAGLLSLTATTAAGRQHYTGIDIPAAEAVALADAAEPGLLEPFLIRERSVAEAVQDLRR, from the coding sequence GTGAGCTCGGATTGGCACCGGCTGAGCGCGCGGATGCTCGCCGTCCACCCGGTGCAGGAGGTCGTCCGGCTGCTGCCGGTGCTGCTCGGTGTGCTGTTCCTCGGGCGCGGCGGTCAGGGACAGATCTGGAGCCTCGTCGGCCTGTGCCTGGCGGTCGGGACCGGGCTGCTCCGCTGGTTCACCACGACCTACCAGATCACCCCGGAGCACGTACGGGTGCGGCGCGGGCTGTTCAGCCGCAAGGAACTGTCCGTGCCGCGCGACCGGATCCGCACGGTCGACCTGACTTCCCGTCCGCTGCAACGGGTCCTCGGGCTGAGCCGGGTCGTGATCGGCACCGGACACGGTGGACACAGTGGGCGCGGTGGGCACGGCGGAGGGACCGTCACGCTCGACGCCCTCGCGACCGCGGACGCCGCGCGGTTGCGCGAGGAACTGCTGCACAAGCGCGCCGCGTACCCCGCGCACCCGGCCCAGGCCGGAGCGCTGGTGGACGTGCTGGCCGAGCTTCGGCCGCCGTGGGTGCGGTTCGCGCCGTTCACGCTGTCCGGGATCGCCGCGATCGGCGTGGTCGTCGGGTCGCTGGTGAACCTGTTCAACGAGATCGCCGTCGACCGGACCGACTTCGGCGCGGTGCAGTCGTGGATCGGGCGGATCGGGTCGGCGCCGGTGTGGGTCGTCGTGACCGGGCTGGCGGTGCTGACCGTGGTGCTGGTGTCGGTGCTGTCGGTCGTCGCGTACGTGCTGGCGTTCTGGAACTTCCGGCTGGAGCGCGGCGAAGGCACGCTGCGGGTGACCCGCGGCCTGCTGACCACCCGGCAGACGACGATCGAGCTGCGCCGCCTGCGCGGCACCGAGATCAGCGAACCGCTGCTGCTGCGGGCCGCGGGAGGTGCCCGCTGCTCGGCCATCACGACGGGGCTGCACGGCGAGCACAGCAGCTCGGTGCTGCTGCCGCCGGCGCCACGGGTCGTGGCGGACCGGGTGGCCGGTGACGTGCTGGCGGACCCGGCCGCGGCGTCCGCGGAGCTGATCGGGCACGGGTCCCGTGCGCACCTGCGCCGGCACTCGCGGGCGGCGCTGGTCGCGGTGGCGGTGACCGGGCTGTTCCTCCTGTTGTGGTGGCTGGCGGACTGGCCGGCGTGGACGTGGCAGGTGGCGCTGGCGTTGTTCCCGGCAGGCGCGCTGCTCGCCGAGGACCGCTACCGCAACCTGGGCCACACGCTGATCGGCGGGAAGCTGGTATTCCGGCAGGGCAGCCTGGTTCGGCGACGGCAGGTGCTGTCCACCGAGGGCGTGATCGGCTGGGTGTTCCACCGGTCGTTCTTCCAGCGGCGGGCCGGGTTGCTCTCGCTGACCGCGACCACGGCGGCGGGCCGCCAGCACTACACGGGTATCGACATCCCGGCCGCGGAGGCCGTCGCGCTCGCCGACGCCGCCGAGCCCGGGCTGCTGGAGCCGTTCCTGATCCGGGAGCGGTCAGTCGCCGAGGCCGTCCAGGATCTCCGCCGCTAA
- a CDS encoding BTAD domain-containing putative transcriptional regulator, whose amino-acid sequence MQIGMLGPFEVRTDDGGLTDVPGARLRALLIALALEAGRVVPKAALVDWIWGEHPPAEAANALQRLVSRLRKILPEGTVEGLTDGYRLRVEPGAVDAVRFERLLGEARGAEEPRRLRLLREALGLWRGTAMQDVGLTDSGAFDAAATRLDGLRLTAMEDRYDAEISLGHGAEVVAELTDLVAAHPLRERLVAALMRALVATGRDTDALLLFERTREALAHTLGVDPAPELSELHVALLRGELGRREETRKTNLRAELTSYVGKDGDVAAVRELVSEHRLTTLIGPGGSGKTRLATETARTALGDLPDGAWFVELAPLGTDGDVAQAVLAALGLRDALLADAPDAEPIDRVVAALRDRAMLLILDNCEHVIESAAKFADRVLGECRRLRVLTTSREPLGITGEALWPVAPLSLPAEDAGPAEIASSSAVRLLRDRAAAVRQDLTTDAAALPAMARVCRALDGMPLAIELAAARLRTMSLEQLANRLDDRFRLLTGGSRTALPRHRTLRAVIDWSWDLLSDAERVVLRRLSVFAGGASLDAAERVCSGDGVPEWQVLELLTALSEKSLVVTAGDRAPRYRMLGTVKEYAADRLGEAGEAELARRAHLAYFTELAETAEPHLRRAEQLEWLAVLEAEHDNLAAAMRGALAAGEAAGAMRLAAAGGWYWWLGGHKAEGHELLVAAAALPGPVPDEFSGVVSVLVAGFLTAGQQADQYRADEWIRRGYEISKRVADPHPALRFAGALERLLQEPEAFGPAFEPLLADDDPWVRALARLQLGKMRIVLGQDSPDVDRHLETALAEFRALGERWGTAFALTELANRMAARGEFDDAIEHFEQAVAVVTEVGAVEDVVQMRSRQAQLHWLAGDAAASAAAMAEAQRSADRVAWPSVLADLALSKAELARWRGETEQARRQLEQAITLLGEDAERPNVRAVRHLMLGYLAGDPGAAREHHAAALRAATESGHPLLIAAALVAVADLALRGGQYEQAARLLAASTAIRGVPDRSQPDATRIEQATRDRLGAEKYTEAAAEGSRASWRELAEVTLAC is encoded by the coding sequence GTGCAGATCGGGATGCTGGGGCCGTTCGAGGTCCGCACGGACGACGGCGGCCTCACGGACGTGCCGGGCGCCCGGTTGCGCGCGCTGCTGATCGCCCTCGCACTCGAGGCGGGCCGGGTGGTCCCGAAGGCGGCGCTCGTCGACTGGATCTGGGGTGAACACCCGCCGGCCGAAGCGGCGAACGCCTTGCAGCGCCTGGTTTCCCGGCTGCGGAAGATCCTGCCGGAGGGGACCGTCGAGGGGCTGACGGACGGCTACCGGTTGCGGGTGGAACCCGGCGCGGTGGACGCGGTGCGGTTCGAGCGCCTGCTCGGCGAGGCTCGCGGCGCAGAGGAGCCGCGGCGGCTGCGGCTGCTGCGCGAAGCCCTCGGGTTGTGGCGCGGTACGGCGATGCAGGACGTCGGCCTGACCGACAGCGGGGCGTTCGACGCGGCAGCCACCCGGCTCGACGGGCTGCGGCTGACCGCCATGGAGGACCGGTACGACGCCGAGATCAGCCTCGGCCACGGCGCGGAAGTGGTGGCCGAACTGACCGACCTCGTGGCCGCCCATCCCCTGCGGGAACGGCTCGTCGCCGCCCTGATGCGCGCGCTGGTCGCCACCGGCCGGGACACCGACGCGCTGCTGCTGTTCGAGCGCACCCGCGAGGCATTGGCCCACACGCTCGGCGTCGACCCCGCCCCGGAGCTGTCCGAACTGCACGTCGCGCTGCTGCGCGGTGAGCTGGGACGGCGGGAGGAGACCCGCAAGACCAACCTGCGGGCGGAGCTGACCAGTTACGTCGGCAAGGACGGCGACGTGGCCGCGGTCCGCGAGCTGGTGAGCGAGCACCGGCTCACCACCTTGATCGGCCCGGGCGGCTCGGGGAAGACCAGGCTGGCCACGGAAACCGCGCGCACCGCGCTCGGCGACCTGCCGGACGGGGCCTGGTTCGTCGAGCTCGCGCCGCTGGGTACCGACGGTGACGTGGCACAGGCCGTGCTCGCCGCCCTGGGCCTGCGGGACGCGCTGCTGGCCGACGCGCCGGACGCCGAGCCGATCGACCGCGTCGTCGCCGCCCTCCGGGACCGCGCGATGTTGCTGATCCTGGACAACTGCGAGCACGTCATCGAGTCGGCGGCGAAGTTCGCCGACCGGGTGCTCGGCGAGTGCCGGCGGCTGCGCGTCCTCACCACGAGCCGGGAGCCGCTCGGCATCACCGGGGAGGCGCTGTGGCCGGTCGCGCCGCTGAGCCTGCCTGCCGAGGACGCCGGCCCGGCCGAGATCGCATCGTCGTCCGCGGTGCGGCTGCTGCGGGACCGGGCCGCCGCGGTGCGCCAGGACCTCACCACCGACGCCGCCGCGTTGCCGGCCATGGCACGCGTCTGCCGGGCGCTGGACGGGATGCCGCTGGCGATCGAACTCGCCGCGGCGCGGTTGCGCACCATGTCCCTCGAACAGCTCGCCAACCGGCTCGACGACCGGTTCCGCCTGCTGACCGGTGGCAGTCGCACCGCGCTGCCGCGTCACCGCACGCTGCGCGCCGTGATCGACTGGAGCTGGGACCTGCTCAGCGACGCCGAACGCGTGGTGCTGCGCAGGCTGTCGGTGTTCGCCGGTGGCGCGAGCCTGGACGCGGCCGAACGGGTCTGCTCGGGTGATGGGGTGCCGGAGTGGCAGGTGCTCGAACTGCTCACCGCGCTGTCGGAGAAGTCGCTGGTGGTCACCGCCGGGGACCGGGCGCCGCGGTACCGGATGCTCGGCACCGTCAAGGAGTACGCCGCCGACCGGCTCGGCGAGGCGGGCGAGGCGGAGCTCGCCCGCCGTGCGCACCTGGCCTACTTCACCGAACTCGCCGAAACCGCGGAACCGCATCTCCGCCGTGCCGAGCAGCTGGAGTGGCTGGCCGTGCTCGAAGCCGAGCACGACAACCTGGCCGCCGCGATGCGTGGTGCGCTCGCGGCCGGGGAGGCGGCCGGGGCGATGCGCCTCGCCGCGGCCGGCGGCTGGTACTGGTGGCTCGGCGGGCACAAGGCGGAGGGCCATGAGCTGCTCGTCGCGGCGGCCGCCCTGCCCGGCCCGGTGCCCGACGAGTTCTCCGGCGTGGTCTCGGTGCTCGTGGCGGGATTCCTCACGGCGGGGCAGCAGGCCGACCAGTACCGGGCGGACGAGTGGATCCGCCGCGGCTACGAAATCAGCAAGCGGGTGGCCGACCCGCACCCCGCGCTGCGGTTCGCCGGCGCGCTGGAACGGCTGCTGCAGGAGCCGGAGGCGTTCGGGCCGGCATTCGAACCGCTGCTCGCCGACGACGACCCCTGGGTCCGCGCGCTCGCCCGGCTGCAACTCGGGAAGATGCGGATCGTGCTCGGCCAGGACAGCCCGGACGTGGACAGGCACCTGGAGACGGCGCTCGCCGAGTTCCGCGCGCTCGGCGAACGGTGGGGGACCGCGTTCGCCCTGACCGAGCTGGCGAATCGGATGGCCGCGCGCGGCGAGTTCGACGACGCGATCGAGCACTTCGAACAGGCGGTCGCGGTGGTCACCGAAGTCGGTGCCGTCGAGGACGTCGTGCAGATGCGGTCGCGGCAGGCCCAGCTGCACTGGCTGGCGGGCGATGCGGCCGCGAGCGCGGCCGCGATGGCCGAGGCGCAGCGGTCCGCCGACCGGGTCGCGTGGCCGAGCGTGCTGGCCGATCTGGCCCTGAGCAAGGCGGAGCTCGCGCGCTGGCGCGGCGAGACCGAGCAGGCCCGGCGCCAGCTCGAGCAGGCGATCACGCTGCTGGGCGAGGACGCGGAGCGGCCGAACGTCCGCGCGGTGCGGCACCTCATGCTCGGCTATCTCGCCGGCGATCCGGGCGCGGCCCGCGAACACCATGCCGCGGCCCTGCGGGCAGCCACCGAATCGGGCCACCCGCTCCTGATCGCGGCCGCGCTGGTCGCTGTCGCCGATCTGGCGCTGCGCGGCGGCCAGTACGAGCAGGCGGCGCGGCTGCTCGCGGCGAGCACCGCGATCCGCGGCGTGCCGGACCGGTCGCAGCCGGACGCCACCCGGATCGAGCAGGCAACGCGCGACCGCCTCGGCGCGGAGAAGTACACCGAGGCGGCCGCCGAAGGGAGCCGGGCGAGCTGGCGGGAGCTGGCCGAGGTCACGCTCGCTTGCTGA